The Syngnathus typhle isolate RoL2023-S1 ecotype Sweden linkage group LG1, RoL_Styp_1.0, whole genome shotgun sequence genome includes a window with the following:
- the slc16a13 gene encoding monocarboxylate transporter 13: protein MAGVRPGAESRRSGEAEEPDGGWSWVLVGALFVSTSLVFGLMRGLGIFFVEFVQYFDESAQAISWIASTGLAAQQFFSPLGAALSKAYDAGPVVMAGGCLAGLGLILASRATCLLHLYLTMGLLTGLGWGLVFTPMVATVMASFRQRRSLALGLAFSSIGLASFTFNPLFQFLVETYAWRGALLILGGLSFNIVPCGACIRPRRRPKKPEKVKAATESRQSCGGALRQVASYLELSLLCERPYVTYALAISLLNVGYFVPYVHLVAHSRHAGFSEYQAAFVMSAAGVTDILGRVASGWFSDRGHFRLIHLLSAWTTLAGLSIMLLPVSSMRGSYAALVGVSLFYGFSSGALTSLAFTVVPTVVSAERVMGALGLLQLIESCAGLLGSPLSGLLRDITGNYMASFVVSGAFFLLSTLTMATLPHFFARTDPPLLPVMPPMVPDAETQSPSSETEPMNESPGDSNQ, encoded by the exons ATGGCCGGCGTCCGACCTGGAGCGGAGAGTCGGCGCAGCGGCGAAGCCGAGGAGCCCGACGGGGGCTGGAGCTGGGTGCTGGTGGGGGCCCTTTTCGTCAGCACCAGCCTGGTGTTCGGGCTCATGCGCGGCTTGGGCATCTTTTTTGTGGAGTTTGTGCAGTACTTTGATGAGAGCGCTCAAGCCATCTCGTGGATCGCCTCCACCGGTCTGGCGGCGCAGCAGTTCTTCA GCCCCCTGGGCGCGGCCTTATCCAAAGCCTACGACGCGGGGCCGGTGGTGATGGCGGGAGGCTGCCTGGCTGGGCTGGGCTTGATTCTGGCCTCGCGGGCCACCTGTTTGCTTCACCTCTACCTCACCATGGGCCTCCTGACTG GTTTGGGCTGGGGCCTGGTTTTCACACCCATGGTGGCCACGGTCATGGCGAGCTTCCGCCAGCGGCGCAGCCTTGCCCTGGGGCTGGCCTTCTCCAGCATCGGCCTGGCGTCGTTCACCTTCAACCCGCTCTTTCAGTTCCTGGTGGAGACGTACGCCTGGCGCGGGGCCTTGCTCATCCTGGGCGGGCTCAGCTTCAACATCGTGCCGTGCGGGGCGTGCAttcggccacggcggcggcctaAGAAACCGGAGAAGGTCAAG GCGGCTACGGAGAGCAGGCAGTCATGCGGCGGCGCCTTGCGGCAAGTGGCCTCCTACCTGGAGCTGTCGCTGCTGTGCGAGAGGCCTTACGTCACCTACGCTTTAGCCATCAGCCTCCTCAACGTGGGCTACTTTGTGCCTTACGTCCACCTGGTGGCCCACAGCCGACACGCCGGCTTCTCCGAGTACCAGGCCGCCTTCGTCATGTCCGCCGCCGGCGTGACCGACATCCTGGGCCGCGTGGCCTCGGGCTGGTTCTCGGACCGGGGCCACTTCCGCCTCATCCACCTACTGAGCGCTTGGACCACGCTGGCCGGGTTGTCCATCATGCTGTTGCCAGTCAGCTCCATGCGGGGCTCCTACGCCGCCCTGGTGGGCGTCAGCCTCTTCTACGGCTTCTCCTCGGGGGCGCTGACCTCGCTGGCCTTCACGGTGGTGCCGACGGTGGTCAGCGCCGAGCGCGTGATGGGGGCGCTCGGGCTGTTGCAGCTTATCGAGAGTTGTGCGGGACTGCTGGGATCACCTCTGTCAG GGCTGCTCCGAGACATCACGGGCAACTACATGGCCTCCTTCGTGGTGTCGGGTgccttcttcctcctcagcaCTCTGACCATGGCCACGTTGCCCCACTTCTTCGCCCGCACGGATCCGCCGCTGCTGCCGGTTATGCCGCCAATGGTGCCAGACGCCGAGACGCAAAGTCCCAGCTCGGAGACTGAGCCGATGAATGAGTCGCCCGGTGACTCCAATCAGTGA
- the sst5 gene encoding somatostatin-1 gives MLRLQVLLALLLSSGLLVRVSTGAPDAAHLLAEAFGADAPLDKESARSLLLRLIYQAAASDEALPELGVGVTLMRRHLPLSQRERKAGCRNFFWKTFTSC, from the exons ATGCTTCGGCTGCAGGTGCTGCTGGCTCTTCTGTTGTCCTCCGGGCTGCTGGTGCGGGTCAGCACCGGAGCCCCTGACGCGGCTCACCTACTCGCAGAGGCCTTTGGGGCAGATGCGCCACTGGAcaag gAGTCTGCTCGCTCGCTGCTGCTGAGGCTGATCTACCAAGCGGCGGCGAGCGACGAGGCGCTCCCCGAGCTCGGCGTCGGGGTGACGTTGATGCGGCGACATCTTCCTCTCTCCCAAAGAGAGCGCAAGGCGGGTTGCCGCAATTTCTTCTGGAAGACCTTCACCTCCTGTTGA
- the bcl6b gene encoding B-cell lymphoma 6 protein isoform X1, giving the protein MAMASATEGNGASAGYVKEFTRHCGDVLLNLNELRHRAILTDATLAVGHARLRAHSAVLVACSGFFYSLYTRPVQHMSVSLPSHLEPTSVALLLDFMYTSRLPLTPATAPGVLAAAAYLQMDHVADTCRDFMRLHCGEKMRTTHARLELDPRVSVASVAPKSGHLPHLGPQAAQKVSTFSRAPGEAEGPLTPGAFPARGPASEELKKELVSPPPSPDSPARSSCQPSSPAESKTCKENLECGSKTTAYPKSCNWKKYKYIVLNPLCAGSSVKEEPRGGDATAVTQAWPGEVPGQIDRQGRASCYEGSGRAPPLGSPASVDEGTATTHQKHHAVKRECSYAPYGYPGNAKGGKSILSGDKPYLCNVCGARFNRPANLKTHARIHSGEKPYRCDTCGARFVQVAHLRAHVLIHTGEKPYPCHTCGTRFRHLQTLKSHLRIHTGEKPYSCEKCELRFRHKSQLRLHLRQKHGAVTNTKIHYKVLTEPYPPVLQAC; this is encoded by the exons ATGGCGATGGCGTCGGCAACGGAAGGGAACGGGGCGTCCGCCGGCTACGTGAAGGAGTTCACTCGCCACTGCGGCGACGTGCTGCTCAACCTGAACGAGCTGCGGCACCGCGCCATCTTGACCGACGCCACCCTGGCGGTGGGCCACGCGCGCCTGCGGGCTCACTCGGCCGTGCTGGTGGCCTGCAG cGGGTTCTTCTATTCGCTCTACACGCGGCCGGTGCAGCACATGAGCGTGTCCCTCCCGAGCCACTTGGAGCCCACCAGCGTGGCCCTGCTGCTGGACTTCATGTACACGTCCCGCCTCCCGCTGACCCCTGCCACCGCCCCCGGCGTGCTTGCCGCGGCGGCCTACCTGCAGATGGACCACGTGGCCGACACCTGCCGGGACTTTATGCGGCTGCACTG CGGGGAAAAGATGAGAACGACACACGCCCGATTGGAGCTggacccccgggtgtcggtagCCTCTGTGGCCCCTAAAAGTGGACACCTGCCTCATCTTGGACCGCAGGCAGCTCAGAAAGTCAG TACTTTTTCCAGGGCCCCGGGTGAGGCCGAGGGCCCGCTCACACCGGGGGCCTTCCCGGCACGCGGGCCCGCTTCAGAGGAGCTAAAGAAGGAGCTCGTGTCGCCCCCGCCGTCTCCCGACAGCCCCGCTCGCTCCAGCTGCCAGCCGAGCTCCCCGGCCGAGTCCaaaacctgcaaggaaaatctTGAG TGTGGCAGCAAAACCACCGCGTACCCAAAGTCCTGCAACTGGAAAAAATACAAGTACATTGTCCTCAACCCTCTCTGCGCCGGGAGCTCAGTGAAGGAGGAGCCGCGCGGCGGCGACGCCACGGCCGTGACACAGGCGTGGCCTGGAGAAGTGCCTGGTCAGATTGATAG ACAGGGGCGGGCCTCCTGCTACGAGGGTTCTGGCCGAGCCCCTCCCCTCGGGTCACCCGCCTCCGTGGACGAAGGGACAG CTACCACTCATCAGAAACATCACGCCGTCAAGCGAGAGTGCTCCTACGCGCCTTACGGTTACCCGGGCAACGCTAAAGGAGGCAAAAGCATCCTCTCGG GCGACAAGCCGTACCTCTGCAACGTGTGCGGGGCCCGCTTCAACCGGCCGGCCAACCTCAAGACGCACGCTCGCATCCACTCGGGCGAGAAGCCGTACCGCTGCGACACCTGCGGCGCCCGATTCGTTCAG GTGGCTCACCTGCGGGCGCACGTCCTGATCCACACGGGTGAGAAGCCGTACCCGTGTCACACGTGCGGCACCCGCTTCCGACACCTGCAGACCCTCAAGAGTCACCTGCGCATCCACACCGGAGAAAAACCTTACTCG TGTGAAAAGTGCGAGCTCCGCTTCCGCCACAAAAGCCAGCTGCGCCTTCATCTGCGCCAGAAGCACGGCGCCGTTACCAACACCAAGATCCACTACAAGGTCCTGACTGAGCCGTACCCGCCCGTTCTGCAggcctgctaa
- the trip6 gene encoding thyroid receptor-interacting protein 6, translating to MSGPTWLPPRTLDSPERAVPQMAHSAGSPAYRAPNKKAAPDFRPKYNPYDHNGGGGTATRYMATGPTGGPVHHSPSDGYFLPPHGPAKWSGHGGDGYELTRRGPDKAAGGYHSKIDADIDSLTAMLADLDGLPQDSGAQLYDNVPYNKYLSGEHYNAVAPPSRTTSSYHPQSQYHPSPYQQDYYAPASSKPYPQPVPASYTTASTPSGPRFSVQVKTAQPVTYSQTGRQADQAYAPPPPCQHAPRPPPQDWYAAAPPPQETHRVREGGQVALSKKGMENHQMGAAHSPAAAYQSGKHLASSTRPEEELDRLTKKLVYDMNHPPAEDYFGRCARCGDNVVGDGSGCIAMEQVFHVECFTCITCHARLRGQPFYALDKKSYCETCYISTLEQCSKCSKPILDRILRAMGKAYHPRCFTCVVCNCCLDGVPFTVDATSQIHCIEDFHRKYAPRCSVCGEPIMPEAGQEETVRIVALDRSFHVNCYICEECGLLLSSEGEGRGCYPLDGHILCKGCSARRIQDLSAKISTDC from the exons ATGTCGGGTCCTACCTGGCTGCCACCCCGGACTCTGGATAGTCCCGAGCGAGCCGTCCCCCAGATGGCCCACTCTGCAGGCTCGCCCGCCTACCGGGCCCCCAACAAGAAGGCGGCGCCGGACTTCCGGCCCAAATACAACCCTTATGACCACAACGGAGGAGGGGGCACGGCCACTCGGTACATGGCGACCGGACCCACAG GTGGGCCCGTTCACCATTCTCCCAGCGATGGCTATTTCCTGCCTCCGCACGGGCCCGCCAAGTGGAGCGGCCACGGGGGCGACGGCTATGAGCTGACC CGCCGCGGCCCCGACAAGGCTGCCGGCGGCTACCACTCCAAGATTGACGCCGACATCGACTCGCTCACCGCCATGCTGGCCGACCTGGACGGTCTGCCGCAGGACTCGGGCGCGCAA CTGTACGACAACGTGCCTTACAACAAATACCTCTCGGGGGAACACTACAACGCCGTCGCGCCCCCGAGCCGGACCACCTCGAGCTACCACCCCCAGAGCCAGTACCACCCGTCCCCGTACCAGCAGGACTACTACGCGCCGGCCTCCTCCAAGCCGTACCCGCAGCCCGTGCCGGCGTCCTACACCACGGCCTCCACCCCGAGTGGGCCCAGGTTCAGCGTGCAGGTCAAGACGGCTCAGCCCGTCACCTACTCGCAGACGGGGAGGCAGGCCGACCAGGCCTACGCGCCGCCGCCCCCTTGTCAGCACGCGCCACGCCCGCCGCCCCAGGATTGGTACGCCGCCGCCCCGCCCCCTCAGGAGACGCACAGGGTGAGGGAGGGGGGCCAGGTGGCCTTGTCCAAAAAGGGGATGGAAAATCATCAAATGGGAGCCGCGCACAGTCCCGCTGCTGCTTACCAGTCCGGCAAG CATCTAGCATCCTCGACTCGTCCAGAAGAGGAGTTGGATCGCCTCACCAAGAAGCTGGTGTACGATATGAACCACCCGCCCGCCGAGGATTATTTTG GGCGCTGCGCTCGCTGCGGCGACAACGTGGTGGGCGACGGCAGCGGCTGCATCGCCATGGAGCAGGTGTTCCACGTGGAGTGTTTCACCTGCATCACCTGCCACGCCCGGCTGCGAGGGCAGCCCTTCTACGCCCTGGACAAGAAGAGCTACTGCGAGACTTGCTACATT AGTACACTGGAGCAATGTTCCAAGTGCTCCAAGCCCATCTTGGACCGCATCCTGCGTGCCATGGGCAAAGCGTACCATCCTCGCTGCTTCACCTGCGTGGTGTGCAACTGCTGCTTGGACGGCGTGCCCTTCACGGTGGACGCCACCTCGCAGATCCACTGCATCGAGGACTTTCACAG gAAGTACGCCCCTCGCTGTTCCGTGTGCGGCGAGCCCATCATGCCCGAGGCGGGTCAGGAGGAGACGGTCAGGATCGTCGCGCTTGACCGAAGCTTTCACGTCAACTGTTACATCTGCGAG GAATGCGGGCTCCTGCTGTCCTCAGAGGGCGAAGGTCGCGGTTGCTACCCGCTGGACGGTCACATCCTGTGCAAGGGCTGCAGCGCCCGGCGCATCCAGGACCTCTCGGCCAAAATCTCCACCGACTGCTGA
- the LOC133157898 gene encoding uncharacterized protein LOC133157898, whose amino-acid sequence MARLFYLWVVWLLSTLADPIPDGVLDMDCHDRSFVIAVDLSFAGDDARFEAVDGTGAYAVAEPYAAKCGYSVTISPLSGRMELRASYFSCHTQTKDDKEFGFSFNLLVRRDGDVAYGLNKTCSPSLEWAPREVCCELNYMEVSMKSEIPCGAGEKDDWNVLGHVNGWSTLGWQVVFQRDEEQLEPMSISDAREQGYMFALTHQRLVFRTPYGQTDSFMAMVDDIPVEVVQATLFSRQRWLVIMVDVAATCSMHQGAYEDSGHLIFRTPGEPYPGPDVARVRVGFNEGLFENGDVVTENGTVQISIPLDAKGGLRKSFVSDDLYEFYTFHLYLEQMFEDEGAETRLRLHRTLSTPMLLRPLFTQNRSIVEERLFQVYLGDVPQDVRLVLLRLNGREALHTNSCSVADITQAAHGHGYLLNVSFDHPAVTQQYYETYGTVQYKLDINYTLSVLPENEPYFYFVSVTALAGPSPPVLDAVCSESGISFSADHRGFGFLWSIVVGSDTLTPELAARRGYKMSNASQKLQLDVPVYSQGFRYKDITLESFSGTFEIHVKDRQTGSVQKSASKTCPFVTSELIVCSTDGTMTVAADLSRMTPGGASPLTSNLLDSSCGPAEADETRALFSFPLNSCGSKVKLRHGNVIYRNEIFYSKNVSEDVDESEGIECTLLLLRLMVQCKYPLEGLHKLFSMYRFESDDPGIGSMGFIKRLAAGISTTPLSGLVTSTIAAPTTPMAGRSRSGAPIRKHLGSNPAVRYVWVSKQSKPHPNAKKG is encoded by the exons ATGGCGCGCCTCTTTTATTTGTG GGTGGTGTGGCTTCTGTCCACGTTGGCCGATCCCATTCCCGATG GAGTCCTGGACATGGATTGCCACGATCGTTCCTTCGTGATAGCCGTGGACCTCTCGTTCGCCGGGGATGATGCTCGCTTCGAGGCTGTCG ATGGGACGGGAGCGTACGCCGTCGCTGAGCCGTACGCGGCCAAGTGTGGCTATAGCGTCACCATCTCCCCATTGAGTGGTCGCATGGAGTTGCGTGCGTCCTACTTTAGCTGTCACACACAGACGAAG GACGATAAGGAGTTCGGATTCAGCTTCAACCTGTTGGTGAGGCGCGACGGCGACGTAGCCTACGGACTGAACAAGACCTGCTCACCATCCCTGGAGTGGGCTCCACGAGAGGTGTGCTGTGAGCTCAACTACATGGAG GTGTCCATGAAGAGCGAAATCCCGTGTGGTGCCGGGGAGAAGGACGACTGGAATGTTCTCGGACATGTGA ATGGCTGGTCTACTTTGGGTTGGCAGGTGGTGTTCCAGAGAGATGAGGAGCAGCTGGAACCGATGAGCATCTCGGACGCCCGTGAGCAAGGGTACATGTTTGCGCTGACCCACCAGAGGCTGGTGTTCCGCACACCCTATGGACAGACGGATTCGTTCATGGCCATG GTGGATGACATCCCTGTGGAGGTGGTCCAGGCCACTCTGTTCTCCAGACAACGCTGGTTGGTCATCATGGTGGACGTCGCGGCCACCTGCTCCATGC ATCAAGGTGCTTACGAAGACAGTGGCCACCTGATTTTCAGGACTCCGGGGGAACCTTATCCAGGTCCTGATGTCGCGAGAGTTCGGGTTGGATTCAACGAAGGCCTTTTTGAGAACGGCGACGTTGTGACCGAGAACGGCACGGTTCAGATTAGCATCCCGTTAGATGCCAAGGGCGGACTCAGGAAG AGCTTTGTGAGCGATGACCTTTACGAGTTCTACACCTTCCACCTCTACCTGGAGCAAATGTTTGAGGACGAAGGGGCCGAGACCAGGCTGCGACTTCACCGGACGCTGAGCACACCCATGTTGCTGCGGCCTCTGTTTACCCAGAACCGAAGTATTGTGGAAGAGCGCCTCTTTCAGGTCTACCTAGGCGACGTACCCCAGGACGTCCGCTTGGTTTTGCTTCGGCTCAACGGCCGCGAGGCGCTCCACACCAACTCGTGTTCCGTCGCCGATATCACGCAAGCCGCTCACGGCCACGGTTACTTGCTGAACGTCTCTTTTGACCACCCTGCTGTCACTCAGCAG TACTACGAAACATACGGAACGGTGCAATACAAATTGGACATCAACTACACGCTGAGTGTTCTTCCCGAAAACGAGCCCTATTTCTACTTTGTGAGCGTCACGGCTCTGGCTGGCCCCT CTCCTCCAGTCCTGGATGCGGTTTGCTCAGAGTCAGGCATCAGCTTCAGCGCAGACCACCGGGGCTTTGGCTTCCTGTGGTCCATCGTGGTGGGCTCTGACACGCTGACCCCAGAGCTGGCAGCTCGGCGGGGCTACAAGATGAGCAATGCCAGTCAGAAACTGCAGCTGGATGTGCCAGTCTACTCGCAGGGCTTCCGTTATAAG GACATCACTTTGGAAAGCTTCTCGGGCACTTTTGAAATCCATGTGAAAGACCGTCAAACTGGGTCTGTTCAAAAATCTGCTTCCAAGACTTGTCCTTTTGTGACCTCAGAACTTATTG TGTGTTCCACTGACGGGACGATGACCGTGGCGGCAGATTTATCTCGGATGACTCCCGGCGGTGCAAGCCCATTGACAAGCAACTTACTGGACAGTTCGTGCGGCCCTGCAGAAGCTGATGAAACCAGGGCACTTTTCTCTTTCCCGCTCAATAGCTGTGGATCCAAAGTCAAG CTCCGACATGGCAATGTGATCTATCGAAATGAGATTTTCTACAGCAAGAATGTGTCTGAGGATGTTGATGAGAG TGAAGGGATTGAGTGTACACTCTTACTTCTCAGGTTGATGGTGCAGTGCAAGTATCCTTTGGAAGGCTTGCACAAGCTTTTCTCCATGTACAGGTTTGAGTCGGACGACCCGGGTATAGGTAGCATGGGCTTCATCAAGCGGCTCGCGGCAGGAATCAGCACTACTCCTCTTAGTGGTCTCGTCACGTCAACCATAGCGGCTCCGACGACGCCCATGGCTGGAAGAAGCAGAAGTGGCGCTCCGATCCGAAAGCATTTGGGGTCCAATCCTGCGGTGCGCTACGTCTGGGTGTCTAAACAGAGCAAACCTCACCCTAATGCCAAAAAAGGTTGA
- the bcl6b gene encoding B-cell lymphoma 6 protein isoform X2: protein MAMASATEGNGASAGYVKEFTRHCGDVLLNLNELRHRAILTDATLAVGHARLRAHSAVLVACSGFFYSLYTRPVQHMSVSLPSHLEPTSVALLLDFMYTSRLPLTPATAPGVLAAAAYLQMDHVADTCRDFMRLHCGEKMRTTHARLELDPRVSVASVAPKSGHLPHLGPQAAQKVRAPGEAEGPLTPGAFPARGPASEELKKELVSPPPSPDSPARSSCQPSSPAESKTCKENLECGSKTTAYPKSCNWKKYKYIVLNPLCAGSSVKEEPRGGDATAVTQAWPGEVPGQIDRQGRASCYEGSGRAPPLGSPASVDEGTATTHQKHHAVKRECSYAPYGYPGNAKGGKSILSGDKPYLCNVCGARFNRPANLKTHARIHSGEKPYRCDTCGARFVQVAHLRAHVLIHTGEKPYPCHTCGTRFRHLQTLKSHLRIHTGEKPYSCEKCELRFRHKSQLRLHLRQKHGAVTNTKIHYKVLTEPYPPVLQAC from the exons ATGGCGATGGCGTCGGCAACGGAAGGGAACGGGGCGTCCGCCGGCTACGTGAAGGAGTTCACTCGCCACTGCGGCGACGTGCTGCTCAACCTGAACGAGCTGCGGCACCGCGCCATCTTGACCGACGCCACCCTGGCGGTGGGCCACGCGCGCCTGCGGGCTCACTCGGCCGTGCTGGTGGCCTGCAG cGGGTTCTTCTATTCGCTCTACACGCGGCCGGTGCAGCACATGAGCGTGTCCCTCCCGAGCCACTTGGAGCCCACCAGCGTGGCCCTGCTGCTGGACTTCATGTACACGTCCCGCCTCCCGCTGACCCCTGCCACCGCCCCCGGCGTGCTTGCCGCGGCGGCCTACCTGCAGATGGACCACGTGGCCGACACCTGCCGGGACTTTATGCGGCTGCACTG CGGGGAAAAGATGAGAACGACACACGCCCGATTGGAGCTggacccccgggtgtcggtagCCTCTGTGGCCCCTAAAAGTGGACACCTGCCTCATCTTGGACCGCAGGCAGCTCAGAAAGTCAG GGCCCCGGGTGAGGCCGAGGGCCCGCTCACACCGGGGGCCTTCCCGGCACGCGGGCCCGCTTCAGAGGAGCTAAAGAAGGAGCTCGTGTCGCCCCCGCCGTCTCCCGACAGCCCCGCTCGCTCCAGCTGCCAGCCGAGCTCCCCGGCCGAGTCCaaaacctgcaaggaaaatctTGAG TGTGGCAGCAAAACCACCGCGTACCCAAAGTCCTGCAACTGGAAAAAATACAAGTACATTGTCCTCAACCCTCTCTGCGCCGGGAGCTCAGTGAAGGAGGAGCCGCGCGGCGGCGACGCCACGGCCGTGACACAGGCGTGGCCTGGAGAAGTGCCTGGTCAGATTGATAG ACAGGGGCGGGCCTCCTGCTACGAGGGTTCTGGCCGAGCCCCTCCCCTCGGGTCACCCGCCTCCGTGGACGAAGGGACAG CTACCACTCATCAGAAACATCACGCCGTCAAGCGAGAGTGCTCCTACGCGCCTTACGGTTACCCGGGCAACGCTAAAGGAGGCAAAAGCATCCTCTCGG GCGACAAGCCGTACCTCTGCAACGTGTGCGGGGCCCGCTTCAACCGGCCGGCCAACCTCAAGACGCACGCTCGCATCCACTCGGGCGAGAAGCCGTACCGCTGCGACACCTGCGGCGCCCGATTCGTTCAG GTGGCTCACCTGCGGGCGCACGTCCTGATCCACACGGGTGAGAAGCCGTACCCGTGTCACACGTGCGGCACCCGCTTCCGACACCTGCAGACCCTCAAGAGTCACCTGCGCATCCACACCGGAGAAAAACCTTACTCG TGTGAAAAGTGCGAGCTCCGCTTCCGCCACAAAAGCCAGCTGCGCCTTCATCTGCGCCAGAAGCACGGCGCCGTTACCAACACCAAGATCCACTACAAGGTCCTGACTGAGCCGTACCCGCCCGTTCTGCAggcctgctaa